The Candidatus Delongbacteria bacterium nucleotide sequence GGTGTTTGATGGGTCGTTCATGGTGTATTCCCAGGTATCGATCAGCCAAGTCAGGCTCTGCGTCTTAAGGTTGTTTCCGGTGTTTGTCTCGTTCGTCATTGGTCTAACTCCCGTTTTGATGGGTATAATTACGCAGAGACACTTTTCATAAGCAAGTTAAAGGTGAGAAATATTTTGACTTATTTAAATAGCTGAGACAGTCAAGAGCTGACGGGATGCTGGTAAAGCAGAAGCGCTCCATCCGGGGCGCTTTCAGCAATTGGTTCTGTCACAGCTTTAGGGCGATGCGCCATGGGCTGCTTAGAACGACCGTTTTTATAGCGGCGATAGCTTGGCATGGGTCGATGCCTGCCGACACTTTTTAGCGACGGCGGCTTCCACGTTGTTCATGGGGTGGTACTTGGGAGTTTAGCTTTGGCTGCCGGTCATGTAGACGAGGCCGTACTTGTGCCGGAGACCCAGGCCTTGGGGCTTCAGGTGGCGCGCATCGAGCAGCATGCCGTCGTCGGTTGGCTTGGCTTCCGGCGTCCTGGTGACGGTCCAGTCGTTTTCCAGGTTCACTCCGCAGGCGATGTTGCCGGGTTGGTTCAGCCAGCGGCAGGCCTGCTCGACCATGTCGCACTCATGGGAGCTTGGGAAGCTGTGCAGGCCTCGGCCCAGGTGGATGGCGAAGTTGCTGGGGAAAACGTGGGCGGTGAAGTTGTGGGCGCCGGTGGCGGTGTAGGTGACCGTGTAGTTGGTAGTCATGGGTTCGTTCCCTTGTTGGCCAGGGCTGGGCGCCTGGGCGACCCAGCCCCAGGTGGTTGCCTAGAAGCGGTCGCAGACGGCCCAGGCGGCCTTGCTGCCGTAACCGAGCTGGTTACCTTCGATTAGGTAGATGATCTCGGGGTCGGTGCTGGGCTCCCTGCGCGGGCCGACCTCGTCGTCTTCCAGCTCGATGTCCAGCCCCATCAGGCGCTCGGCCTCTTGCTGGTCCTCGTCGTCGGTGATGGCGCTCTTGGTGGTGAGGCCAAGCAGGGAGTTTTCAAATGGCCAGCTCTGCTGGGTCATCAGGCGGACCTCAGCGTCCGGGTGTTCCTGGGCCAGTTCTTCCAGTCGGGCGATCAGGTCGGTGAGTAGCATGTCCGTGTCTCCTGTTTTCCCGGCGGGTGTCTTGTCCGCCTTTTGTTGGGCATAACTACGCAGAGTGATACTCGTTAGTCAAGTAAAGATCGAGTAATAGTGGACTAAATAGTTGAGATAGTTTTATAGAAGTGAATTAAGAATAGATAAAGCATAAGGCGCTTTGAAGCGCCTTATGCAGCAATGAGTGTGACCTCCCAATCCGACTCCCTGTCCAGGGTCGTCGTTGGTCATGCCTCCTGACTGGGCGGGGCAGGCGGCAGTTTGGCTTCCAGGTTACTGGCCACCAGCTCCAGACTGCCCTTCAGCTCCTCCAGGCGGCCCATCACTGCGCCCATCTGTTGCTGCAACTCGGCGTCCTGCCCAAGCTGCAGGAATGCCTGCTGAAGGGCGACCTCCAGGCGAGTCACCCGCTTGCGCGCGCCGTCCAGATTTGTCTTGCCTTCCGCCAACTGCCCGGCCACAAAGGCCTTCACGTCCCAGTTCTGCTTTGCCATGATCAAATCTCCCTGTTGATTGTGTGGTGATTCCGGTTACTTGCTGGCGCGGCCCAGCTCAAAGGCGGCGCGCAGGGCGTCCTTAAGCTGTAGGACGCTAACCTCTTGGAAATCGAGGGCGTCCATCCGGCGCTCCTTCAGCGTTTTGATCCCGAGGTGGACCTGGGCCAGGACCTCCATGCCGGCGTCAATCGTCGCGTCGTCGGCGCCAGGCTGGGCGGCGGCGGCCGGCGCCTGCCAGAGCTTTTGGGCGGCGGGGAAGCCGATCCACTCGCCGTTCGCTCCCAGGCCGCGGTTGGCCATCTCGTCGCGGGCAAGCTGGACCGTGTCCAGGGTGTCAGTTGCCATGAGCTGGATCAGGTTGGTTTTAAAGAGCTGCATGAAAGCGGCTTCGTCTTCGCCCAGCATGTTGATCAGGCCTTTGCGCGTCATCTTCGTCATGGGTCCATCTCCTCGTTTGGTGGGCATAACTACGCAGAGACACTTTTCTTAGTCAAGTTGGTTTTGATAAATAGTCAGTAATTAAATTCTTCAAAAAGGTCTTTACGTGAGCACGACTTGAATCAAGAGAGGAAACGCCCCTTTCGGGGCGCTTTGGTCATGCTGATCAATTCCAAGGTCAAGTTCCGGGTGCCTGATCCCGCAGTTGCTCCAACTTTGTTTCCACCCATTCCGCCGGGTAGAGCAAGAGCAGCCACTCGCCAATCTGATTCAGGCACTGCAGGTAGGCACCACGGGCTCCGTACTTGGACACGCTGCGCGTGATGACGTGGTTGTGGCCATTCACCTGCACGCGGCCTTCCCAGGCGTGGCGGACCCACACCTTCCCGGATCCCCGCACTTCCGTGCGCAGCGTGGGGTAGAGGTAGCGGCTGGTTTCGATACGAAGCTGCTCGGGGCTCTGCTGCAAGCCCAGTCGGACTTCCCGGCGCTGAGTGCGAAGCCGGCGCATGGCCAGGGCGGCAGGAGTTTGGCTATAGGGTTCTGCGCCCATGAGTTGCGATTCTGTGGACATCGTCATCTTTCTGTTTGATAGGGTTAAAGTCGTAAAAACACAAGGAATGATCAATAAGACCGAGTTGAACAGACATTGATCACTTCGTAAACCAACAAACCGCTCCTGTCAGGACTTCGAGTATACATCCTGTGAATGCCCCTCCAAACCTGCCACGGCTCCCGTTTGCCTCCCCATGATCAGTTCCGCCTGCCCTCGATGGCGGCCCTAAGCTCCTCGTCGGCCACGTGGGCGTAGATGGCCGTGGTCTTGGGGCTTTCGTGGTCCAGGGCCAGTTGCACGAGGCGCAGGTTGCCCGTCTTCTTCAGCAGGCTGGTGGCAAAAGTGTGCCTCAGAACGTGTGGGTGGATTCCGCGAGAAATCCCGGCCAGGGCCACCCAGAAGTCCAGGAGCCGGCGGATGTGCCGGGTGCCGATGCCCTTCCCGGTCGTGCTGCGGAAAAGCGGAGCCTGCGCCGGCTGGCGCGCAACCAGCAGCTTCAGGATGTCCCGGGTTTCCACCGGCAGGAACCGGGTTCGCTGCTTGCCCCCCTTGGTGCTCACCCGAATCATCTTCTCGCTTAGTTCCACGTCGCCCACGGTCAGGGCGGCGGCCTCGGCCACACGCAGGCCTGTGTCCAAGAGCAGGCAGAAGAGAGCACGGTCCCTGGGCTGGCTGGTCACGTCTGAGCGTGTGCGTAGGGTTTTACGCAGCGCCTTCTCCTCGGCTTCGCTGAGGTAGTCGGGGGCGGCGGTATGAATGCGCGGCATGCGCATGGCGCCGACCTCAGCCGCCAGGGGGTGCTTGGCCCAGGTCAGGAACTGGTTGAGGACGGTCAACGCCCGTCGCTGAGTCAGGCTTGACCGCCCCTCTCGGACGAAGTACCGTGTGATCCGATCCATGGTCAGGGTTTTCAAGTCGGAGGACTGGCCATCCTCTTCCAGGGCTGTGGCCAGCCGGCGCAGTTCGGCCAAGTAGGGGACTCGCGTGCTGTAGGCCAGCTGCCTGGACTGGAGGTGCTCGTCGAAGCGCTGGAAGTGGGCGCGCATGGGGTCTCCGTGGTTGGGTGGCGGCAAGGCGGGATCGCAAGGTCCCGCCCGCGCATGTCTCTGGACATGAGTCTGCACTAGTCGGGTCCGAAAGTCAAGTCTCAACCCATTGAGAGTAAACGAGATGGGCATCAAGCCTCCGCGGCCAGCCAAGCTCTCCTCCGACGAGATGGCCTTTGCCCAGATCCTCTTGGATCCGGTCGCGTTCGCCGCGGCCTTTCTGACTCAGCTGGATGGAGAGACCGCCGGGCAGCCGATGGCGCTGTGGCCCCACCAGCAGGAGGACCTGCGTGAGCCAGACCTGCAGGTGGTCCACCAGGACGGCCGGGCGGTGGGCAAGACCGTGGACATCGTGGTTCAGGTCCTTCACTACGGCGTGACCGCCCAGAACGGGCGCATGCTGGTGACGGCGCCCAACGACGGCCACGTGAACAAGGTCATCGAGGAGGTGGAGGCCCACCTTCAAAACAGCGAGTTCCTGCTGGAGATGGTGGCCATCGACCAGAATGGCCGGCACCGGATCACGCGCAAGCCCTATTACCAGATGACCTGGAAGAACGGCACGATCATCTACTTCCGCCCCGCCGGCCCCACGGGCAAGAGCGTGCGCGGCCTCCACTGCGATCGCGTGCTGGTGGACGAGGCCGCCTGGTACCCAGAGCCTGCCTGGCGGGCCCTGCGCCGGGTCTTGAACCGCGGCGGCCAGATGCGCTGCTACTCGAACCCCAATGGCCTGCGCAACACGACGTATTACCGGATTACCCAGAAGGGCAGCGGCTGGCGGGTATTCCACTGGCCCAGTTGGATCGTGCCTGGCTGGACGGAGGACGACACCGAGCGGGAAGCCCGGTTCTACGGCGGCCGCGACACGGCAGGTTTCCAGCACGAGGTGGTGGGCGACCACGGCGCGCCGAGCTATGCGGCCTTCAACATCCGCCAATTCCAGGCCTGCCAGCGCAAGCTGGAAAAGGCATATAAGGTGATCCGCCTGGACGGCGAGGAGTTCGAAGCTCTGCAGAGCGTGGACGAGGCCATCGACCGCATGTACGGCCTGCTCGACCAGCTCGAAGAGAATCGCGGCACCTACTGGCTGGGCGGCGACCTCGGCTACACGAACGACCCCAGCGAGCTCACCGTCTGGCTGGACGACGAGCGCGGCCGCCTGGTGCCCGTTCTGCGCGTCCACAACGAGCGGCTGCCCTACACCTACCAGGCGGCGCTGATCGCCATCCTCGACGACCACTTCGACTTCGCCGGCCTTGGCCTTGACGCTGGCTCCAACGGCCTGGCCGTGGAGCACATCCTCACCACCGAGGACCGCTACTCGGGCCACCAGTTCGCCTACCGCGTGGAGACCTACGACTTCGGCGGCACGCTGACCACGGGCTACGATCCCCAGGGGCGGCCCAAGAACCAGCGCACCAAGGAGTACATGACCAGCCTGATCAATGGGCGGCTGGCGGCGCGCACCATCCTTTTCCCCGCCGGCGACGCGGACCCGGACTGGGAGGACCAGTTCTGCACGCAGACCTACTCGCAGAACCAAGCGGGTCGACTGATCTATTCCAAGGGCAACGACCACATCATCGACAGCGCGCGCTGCGCAGCCCTGAGAAAGGAGCGCGAGCTCCTGAAGCAATTGGTGGACGACAACTCCTCCAGCGAGGCTGAATTCGTCATGCCGCTGGTCACCGACAACGTCTTCGTCTAGGAGGGCTCGATGGGCTTGTTTGGCATCGGAACGCGTGCCCAGCTTGCGGCCGAAAGCGTCCACCACGTGGGAGGCGAGCTAGAGGCCCAGGCAGCCACGGTGGATCCGTTCGGCAGCGAGATGGCGGAGACGGGCATTCCCGCTGAGTGGCTGGATCGCGGCACGAAGGCATGGGAGTACTACCAGCAGGAGCCCATCGTCAACAACTGCATCAACGCCTGGCGCACGCTGGCCCTGGGCGAGGACTTCACGCTGATCGCCTCCAGCACCGAGCTGCAGAAGGACGTGGACGCACTGAAGGAGCGGCTGGGCCTCAAGCGCTGGTTGAAGGACCAGCTCCTGCAACTGTTGACGAAGGGCGAGGCCGCGGCCTTCAAAGAGTACGGTGGCGAGAAGAAGGGCGAGACCGAGGACGGCCAGCCGCAGTACAAGGACTTCTCCCAGGTGAAGGCCCTGAACCCGCTCCTCCTGGACGTGGTCGTGGAGGACGGCAAGACGACCAAGGTGACGTCCTTCAAGCTGGATGCATCCAAGCAGCGCGTGGAGGTGGGTCCGGTCGCGATTGATCAGTTCCGGCGCTGGATGTGGGACGCGCCTGGCTTCGCCGAGCACGGCACCAGCATGGTGCTACCAGCATTCGAGTCCATCGAGCTTCTGCGGGACTACCGGCGCGCCGAGCGCGCCATCGCCAAACGCTGGGCCATGCCCATCCGCCTAATCAAGGTGGGCGGGCAGTTCGGCAAGACTGTGGTGATGCCCAAGGCCTCAATGCTGAAGGACATCAAGAAGGTCTTTGACTCCATGAGCGCCCAACAGGGGGCGGTGGTGCCGTTCTACGTGACCATCGACACCTACGGCGCTGAGGGTGAGGCGTTGAAGGTCGAAGAGAAGGCCAAGGAGACCAAGGGCGACATCATCGTCGCCATGGGCTTCACACGGGCGTTGGTCAGTGGCGACGGGGCCAATTTCTCCACCGCCAGCCTGGGCTTCGCCAAGGTCCAGCTGATGCTCTCGGACATCCGCGACATGGCGCGCGAGATGCTGCGCTGGGTGCTGGACGACTACCTGGCCATGCGCGGGCAGGAGGGCGAGAGCGTCCACATCGCCTTCCAGGAGATCGACCTCTCCGCCGGCGCCGACCAGCGCAAGGTGCTGGTGGATCTCTACGACCGCGGGCTGATCAGCGTGCGCAGCCTGCAGGCGCTGATGGGCCTTTCGCCGGACATCGAGCACGCCCAGATCGGGCGCGAGACCAAGCAGGTGATCGCCCCGCTCTCACCGGGCGACATCGTGGGCCTGGCCCAGCAGGAGATGCTCAGCCTCGACCAGGTCTTCTACCTGCTCAACCTGGCGGAGCGGCTGAAGGGGGCGCCGGAGGCTGCGCCAGCGCCAGCGCCGCCTGAGAACGGCGCACCGCAGACCGGCGACGTGGCCGGCCTCTACCAGCAGGTGGACCAGCTCATCCGCGCCCGGGCCGTGCTGGTGGCCCGCGAACGCGTACGAGAGCTGGCCGCGGATTCCACGCCAACCGCCTGATGCCACGCGCAGCCTGCAGCTGCGGCAGCTGGCACGCGCCCCTGCCCCGAGGAGAGCTCCACCTGGAGGTGGAGGCGCTCCTCCTGCCCCTGGGCAGCCGGGCTATCAGCTCCCACGCACTCACCCAGCGCCAGGCCATCGAGCAGGCCACGGCCCAGAGCCTGGCTCAGGCCGGGGCCTACTCGGACGAGGTGCTGGCCGGCAGCCTGAAGGCCCTGGACCGCGCGGCCAAGGACGTGAAGGCTCATGTGTTGGCGCTGGGTGACCTGTCACAGTTCGGTCCCGACGCCCAGCCGGGCAAGGCCGTGCAGCTGACTCGGCTGAAGGCCCTGGACAAGCACCTGGCCCAGACTGCCGCCCAGCTCAAGAAGGACCTGTCGCTGGTCCATCAGGACCTGACGGCCACGGCGACCAAGGCCGGCATCGAGGGCAAGCTGGCCCAGCTGGGCGCCATGAAGGTGGGCGGCTACCAGGCCCTGGATCAGGCGGGCCGGGAGGCCTTGGCTGAGGCGGCCTTCTCCCTCGTTCCCACCGACGCCCTGGACTTCCTCTCGAACTATCAGCTGCAGCTTCTGGGCAAGCTTTCAGACGACCTGGTGGCCGGCATCAAGGGCGCCGTGCAGGTGGGCATTGCCCAGGGCGAAGGTCCGGCCAAAATCGCCCGGCGTATTGGCGGCATCGTCAAGGACCCGGACGAGTTCCGCCAGGTGGGAAAGACGGTCTTCAAGACCGTGCAGCAGCGCGCCGAACTCATCGCGCGTAGCGAGGTGATGCGCGCCTACAACCAGGGCGCGCTGAAGTTCGAAGCGCAAGTGGGGATCAAGCGCGTGCGCTGGCTGACGGCCGGCGACGAGCGCACCTGCCCCGACTGCGGACCGCTGGACGGCAAGGAAACCAGCCTGGTAGACCTGCCGAGCCAGCCGCTACACCCCGCTTGCCGTTGCACGCATGTGCCGGCGGACATCTCCCAACTCATGACCAAGGATGTCTTGGAGTCTCAGTTGGCGGGGATGACTCTGGAGGACGCCGCTGTCAAGGAGGCGCTGAAGGACGGGGATTACAGCAAGCTCACCCAAGTCCAGCTGCGCGAGGTGGCCAAGGAGAAGGGCGTGTCCATCGCCCGCACCAAGGCCGACCGCATCGCCCTCTTGTCGAAGGCCGCGGGCCAGAGCGAGGAGTGGCTGGCTGGGCACACGCCCGCCGAGCTGGAGGCTTGGTTCAAGCAGTACAAGGTCGGTGCGCTCAAGAGCAAGGACGAGCTGGTGGCGGCCCTGCACAAGGCCGACCACGCCACGGACGCGGCCAAGGCAGCAGCCCTCAAACAAGCCGAGGAAGCGGCCAAGCAGGCCAAGCAGGCGGCCGAGGACGCCGCTGCGAAACTGGCCAAGACGAACCAGGCCGTGGCGGACTTCCATAGCGAGCTGGGCAAGCTGAAGGCCCTGGAGACGGATCCGGGCACGTTCGGCGAGTACCACGCCCAGATCGATGTAATGGTCCAGCACCTCTTCAAGACGAAGGAGCTGCTGGGCCCCCAGCAACTGGCCGAGCTGGAACAGTACGTGCTTACGTCGCACCACGCCTTCGCCAGCGCGGTGGAGGCCTTGCCCCAGGCCGTCCGGCGGGATATCCTCAAGGCGGCGAAGGTCAAGAACTTCCAGTGGTTCACGAAGGACGAGTCGGTCGCTTATCTGACGGACGTGACGGCCCAGACCAAGCTGGCTGAGCAGGTCGCGGCCAAGGTGGCGGCCGCCAAGGACGCGGCAAAGCTCAAGAAGGCTACGCCGCCGTCCAAGCCCACACCACCCGTGCCACAGCCCACGGCCGCGCCCGCCAGCCCCGCGGTCCAGGCCCGCACGGCCGATGATGCCTGGCAGGAGCTCAAGGCCCGGAACCCCTTCCGCTTCCACAGCGACGCCAGCGAGCTGGGCGGCGTCCACACGAAGTACTTC carries:
- a CDS encoding tyrosine-type recombinase/integrase → MRAHFQRFDEHLQSRQLAYSTRVPYLAELRRLATALEEDGQSSDLKTLTMDRITRYFVREGRSSLTQRRALTVLNQFLTWAKHPLAAEVGAMRMPRIHTAAPDYLSEAEEKALRKTLRTRSDVTSQPRDRALFCLLLDTGLRVAEAAALTVGDVELSEKMIRVSTKGGKQRTRFLPVETRDILKLLVARQPAQAPLFRSTTGKGIGTRHIRRLLDFWVALAGISRGIHPHVLRHTFATSLLKKTGNLRLVQLALDHESPKTTAIYAHVADEELRAAIEGRRN